A window of Glycine soja cultivar W05 chromosome 13, ASM419377v2, whole genome shotgun sequence genomic DNA:
GGAGCAGCGGTAACAACAGCACTCTCGCTCTTAATACAATCTCTAACACTGCTAACAGAGATATCATTCTTAGAACACAATGCCATGGCATCACGATGCGCCTTTGCATTTGTATCCTCAACAATGGGGGTCTTGGGCAGTGGGGATTCCTCCACAGGTGCAGGGACAACAACACCAGCACCAGTTCTGAAGCTGTTCATGTCAACCACTTGATCACAATCACCATCACTGTCACTTGATTCAGacgatgaagatgaagaagattcaCAATTCATCTTGGAGGCTTTGAGTTTGGCCtttatctcttgctttctttttttcttcatttccttCTCCTTTGCTCTTGCTGCTTCTAACTCTCTCAGTAACACCTCTCCAGCATCCTGCacacaaaacaacaacaaacttagcttcaattttatttttgccacgaaaaacttaaattattatcattattactgGTATCGTTGTCAGATTGCAAAACATCAGGAGTACAACTTTTCAACATAagaaaagaaatacaaaaaataagcTTCTCTAATCAAAATCAACTTTAGGAGTACAACTTTTctatataagaaaagaaatacaaaaattaagctTCTCCCATCAAAATCAACTTTTACagaattctctaatttaatttttccagAAGATAACGTgcctaagttaattttaatttatcaaaatgttcaattttttcaatcttCTCAATTTCTCTTCGTATAATTATTGTGCAGAAATTTATCTAAATAAGACAATGGAATAACTCATAATTCTGAACAGCAAGcaatataaaaaagagaaagaaaaaaaatgtaccgAGGTGAGGTTTTGTTGAAGATCATGGAACATGGCAAGTTTCTCGGGATCCGATGCAAGCCCTAATTTGGAGAAACCCTTGAGCAATTTCAACTTCTTAGGGGTCAGAATCTTTTTGGTGTCCTGGTAATACTGCAGATGCCCCTCGTCACAGAAACCAGAACCCGTCCCCATTCTCAGCCCAACACGAGAAGCCACGCCACGGGAACGCGTGTGGGTCCCATAGCCGGAGACGTAGCTGAGCTGGCGGAGAACGCTGCCGGAGATCTCCATGGTTGACGACGGCGATGCAAACTACTCTGTTTTGGTTTTTGGTTGGAGGCGTCTTTTTTCAGCTCTCTTATTGGGCATTGATGACGTGGCGCGCACTTTCGTTCGGCGTGTGACCGTTATAGTTTCCCACGCTTTTTCTTCTGTCCTGCGTACGAATTACTTCGATATCGGCCGTTCGATGAACCGCCCAGCATCCTACGGTGGAGACGCAAGCAGAGTGTCGACACGTGTTAGGAATTTTGCTGACGCGTCACCGTTTAATGAGACACGTGTTCGACAAAACGGTGcgtttcctctctctctcaatcATATGCCGGAGGACCTTTCTAATTTGATAATGATCGTCTGCCCGTTGAATTCGTTATACTCTAATTATGGATTAACATATAATTCAACtttataatgattattttaataaacatacctatcattttttctaataaataatataaaattctttacaggtagtattttaaaattaaatttaactaagacttaaatatatttttttatctttaataaatattttttaataaatttttatttttcattgaatttataataaaatagtaaatttatttttattcgtagcacttaaatttaatatttgataaattaacaaattttatatttacttcttgataatttttttatttgttattaatatgagactaaaacaaaatttactaattcactagaaaacaaacataaaatttagtaatttaataatttatcaataactaaaaacgaaattaacttaatacaaaaaaaattattaaaaaataaacacaaaaataagatatttattaaaaatcacaaatatatGTAAACATTCAATTTATATACAAACATTGCTTATTTGCTACTTTCttataaacataaatatacTTTTATCCTTTTCTTACTACCATCAACGCCCATCATTTATTATTGGAAGTTGTGAGTCTTACAATTGCGGTATTTTGGTACGGGTTATAAGCGAAGGTAAAATATTCATGGATcgaatttatttttgtaatgaaaaatcatccatgaactttcataatcttttttgctccatatcaaaatcaatgttaCAGGCACAAAACAAGATTAACTTTTCCAATTAACCTTTCCTTCTTGAATAAAGAACCGAATTGCCTTGTAGAACACGGTAGAAATCGCTTCAAAATGTTTTCCCCAAGCTCTACACATTGAACATGACCGTTAAATCAATAAAGTAACTGGGTAAACGTTAATCATATGTACTTACAAACGGCAAATTAAGCTACTTATGTTGTTTGTTACAGCACTAGAAAGAACCACCTAACAAAATTAACTGTTGAAATTAAACTACCCTGAACTGAAGATCCTATTCCTAGGTTATGACATGTTTAGAGCCGCCACTTTATGACCTTACTATGAAGTATTCTTTCTTCAGAATCTCTTTATGCTCTTCGATATTTCTTAAGAGGGGTTCAGTGTCTACCAAGCAATGACATTGGagataagaaaaagaatagtGAATGTGTAATAGCCAGCTTTTGTAACCATTAGTAGCAGCATAAAAAAATCAGTGGTTTCTCATGATTATGGTATGCCAGCCAAAAGTTCTCGAGACCCTGTTAGGTTTCCTGGTACACGTTGCCTTATCTCTTCAAAAGCACACATTGTTTCTGAGTCTAATCCTCCAGTAAACTACAAAAACATGGCAAAAAAGTGTGACAACTCAATGTATGATGAGATTAGTGCATATAGTTTATCTACCAAAAAAAAGGTATCATGCTTCGTCATGCAAAACAATTCACTCAGCTATTTCATGCCATGAGAATGGTCTTTTGATTACATGTAAACAAACTTGCTCACATGCATCATGAATGTTCATAATCACGGTAGTAAGTTGGCaatcttaatttttcaatgcATGTAACAGCAATCTGGTTGCAGTAACAGGATTAGTTCTTTTGATTGTATCAATTTATGATTTGTTCTAGTGACACATTTCTCAACATCTACAAGTTACAGATTTGCAGCCTCAAAGTTGCAGGAAAATCAAAACTAACGACAAAAGAATCTGCAGTGCAGAGAGTTATTAAATATTACCTGATGAGCCCTATATGCAAAATGCACGCCCTGAAGCAGAAGAGAATCTTGAATGGATTCTCTGTCTGAATTCCGAATGGATTCAAGCTCCATTGTCACTCTTTTCATGTACGTCTTGACCAGAGTCATGGAAGCCTGCTTTATCTGCATCGATGGTATGTTACTCGTCTACACAAATTTTACAAAGTAAATTTAGCATGTCTACACTTTCCTATTAATTCACAAAGATAACAAGGGAGGATAAAACCCATTCTAAGAGAAGAAACAAACAtgcttttctaaattttttacagttgtcttatataataaatacaaataactGTGTTTATTGGAAATGTATGGCAATCTCATAGCCGATGGTAATCAGTGACAATGTAACACTCATGTTTGAATATGAAACGACCTTTCTATTTGTAAAGAGGAAGTCATATAATATgtctcaacaaaaaaaaaaaatggatagcCACATCGACTTCTAAATCGTGCAGGAAACAGACTCTAGAGTAACACATCCTAAACGAAATGCATCCTTCATTGGCTTTGTTACATGTAACAAAGCAAAATGATGCATGGTGGAGGGATGGGATTAATGATTAATCGCAGAAAGATTGACACCCAACTATACCTTATACAAGGCAGTTCACATCAATAATTGTTCTCATTTCAGAGCTATATACTATGTTTATTCAATGTTCTTATTTCAAagtaaaagcataaaaaatgatACCTTGCTCATTATTCCAGAATCAAGCATCCATGCTGTTGGAATGTTGTACATTTGATATGAATGTGTGACTGAACTCCGTAGCTTGATTAGCCTCTGTATGCTCCGCTCAGACCTATCACAATGGGATGAAATGAGGGACAGAGTAAGTATTCCACATCAGTAATTATTAAATGGGAGCATTATCTAGATAGATATATCTGACTTGTCTAATAGGCTGGCCATCTTTTTTAAGGCAGCTCCGCATGGAATGTCAGGGTCATCCTTGTAGGAAGAAATCTCCTGTTCTAACATTTTAAGCTCATGATACTCAACTGCAGCCTCTCTCATTGCATCAGCTTTCTTCTCTGGCCACTTAAAATGCTTCAAGACGGCACACTCATCAGCCTGCAGAGCACAAGATACAGAGCTACTAAGAAACCAGTTATTATTTGTTGTACAACCTGATCATGACATTACATAACACTTGCATACTTTTATGAATCATGTAGCTATGTCTCATTCACTAATGAAActtcattagaagtacactaAAAAACTAAACATTTGTATTCAATATCTTATGAGTTCTGCACAACCACCTTTCCTTGTAGGGCTTAAGATCATTTATGAAGATTAAACTAAATGCACCAGTAAAACTCAATGAACAAGAAAGTATGGATAGATAATACCATTTTTTTGTCTTGGGAACTGGAAGGGGGGTGACATTAAATGCTAAATCAATGAGCCTATCTTTCAGTgtccagataaaaaaaaaagtattgccTCCATTTCCTGTTATATGTcacttttgaagaaaaaaattagttcTATTTATCTGTGTTTTtggcattaattattatttcctcCCATGTACCCTTatcaaaagagagaaataatagTGTATAAACTATAACATATCAAAGTAACAAATAAGAAAGATActagaaattagaaataaatttaaaaacaatgaGATTGCTTTTCTTAACCTATATGTTATAAGTGGAATAAAATTTTGTCTTAAATGATAAAGAATTAATACATATTAGCTGCCCAAATGGTAGTCATTGGTCTGCCAGATATATAACTTTGTTAGAAGCTTACCAATGATGATAATTTGCCATCAAGCCAATCAACAAACTTTAGGACCTCTTCAATATCCGTGAAGGCTGCATCTACTACTTTTTTAATAAGGTCATTAATGAATTCTCCTTTTGTTTCAATGTCTGCCCTTATCTGGAAAGGAAGGTTAGTTGTTACTATCTCATTAATTAGTAGTGCATATCTTAAAAAACACATTGAATGCAAAGCTTACTGCTAGAAGATGAGCTGAACGGTTCTGAATTTCTCCAACAATGCTACTGTGTGCACTAATAACTACTGGTCTCTGATGATTCACTGATCCTTTTGAGTCTATCTTCCCATCCTTATTCTTTAAGGAGTGAAATAGTTCAACAATGGTAGGGGCCTTTTGGGTGTTAGCTAATCTTGCCAAAGGCGGAGTTGGAATTGGCGGTGGCGGCGGTGGCGGTGGCGGCTGCAGGCATGTGTTGGATGGAGAATTTCTTCCTACACTTGTAATTGGTGGTGGCGGCGGTGGAGGTGGCTGCAGGCATGTATTGGGTGGAGATTTTCTTCCTACACTTATAGTTTCAGGAACGGCATAACTTGGTGTTGGAGCTGAGATTGATGCTTTAGCAAAAATTATTTCAGGAGTaccttccttttttactctagACCGTTCCAATTTTTCAGCAATGAGTTTCTGTATATCTTTAAATTTGGGACTCCGGTGTTCTCCAATTGGCTCCTTCTtcatccaagaaaaaaaaaatcagattgaTTTCCAAGCATAGTGAcagataattttttatgcataaaacAGATATTTAAACTCATTTTTGTACCATAGTATAAGTTAAGAGTAACAACTAACAACATGGAAAATCCAATCAAACAGTGACTGATGACTCTAATAAACGGATTAACCACACTTGGAATTATAAACAGAATAAGAAAACAACACTTAATAGGGACATTGGAAGGGAATTCAAAGTACATGTTTTCTGAGGCAAAACATAACAAATTCTCACCTTTCCATTGTTGCCAATGCCAACATTTGATATCTTAGCTTCAGCAGCAGCAAGATTCTGAGTGAGCTTTGTGTTCTGAGACTCAAGCTCCACATTCAAGCTCTTAACTCTATCCAATTCCTCCCTCAATGCCAGCACCTCAGATTGCAAACTCTTGATCAAATTCTCACTCACCTCAAGCTTCTCCTGCAAcaactccttcttcttctttccatGAGAGTCATCATCTTCACTCTTCCTCGAACCAAAATCCCCAACCCTTCGCCGTGGCCTAGCAACAATAACAATCTTACCCTCTTCAGCTTTTTGAGACCCCAAAACCTCTTCATTCAACTTAGGCTTGTTCACCACGACACCCCTTTTAGCCCTTGAAACGTTCTTCAAGTCTGGAGGCACTGACTCAGCTCTCGTTGATGAAATGGATTCCCTGTTTACAACCTCTGGCGGTGACTTTGGAGCCTTAGAAGAAGCTCTGAggcgtggtggtggtggtggtggaggactCTGCAGGGACTTGTGACCTTGCTTCTTCAAGACACTTCTTGCAGTGGTCGGTGAAGATGGCGTTTTTTGCTTCATGACTCAAAAGGGGTCTCTGAGAGATGAGAAAAAAGATCAGAAGAGTGACAgaagagaatgaagaaaagTAGGAATGTGCGTGGAGaccattttgtgtttgtttgtgacGTGTGAAACGGTGTGTGTGAGTGAGGGGGTAGTTGAATGTAGCAGGAAACTGCCACGAAGTGTTTAATGACAGAAAACTTTATGAGACACTCGTGTGAGTGTGTGAGAGTGCCACCTCGTGACAGAACAGAACAGGGTCTCCATAGTCATCTTAGATCAACATTCAACACCTTCAAACGAAACCAAGTGGGATCACTCTTTCATGAATTAATATCTTCTGTTCTTTCTGCATTGCAGATTTGAAGTTGGCCACTCCACTCCCACAGAACGTGACACAAAGACAAAGTGAACCAGACATATCACCCATAATGTATGTTTACATGCTACCACGCCAGAAGCTTTAGTATGCTTCTAatctttttacattatttatttatttgataagcCAATCACAATTGTACtcaccttaattttttttaatgatagttagacaaaaaaaatttattcttttccaATACGTATCAAAGATAACGAGGTTTATAATATTTACACGCCTTATTCAACTAATTAAAGCTAAACTTTTTTCATACaggaaaattcaattaaaaaataaataaaagttaaaaaaaattgtttgaaaaaacaGTAATTTGAAAGCCTAACTACAAATtgtcaaataatttaatattttatagagtaatttaacctaattttaattgaaaaatatgcataaattaatttattaaaaaactattgttaatatttttaaaaaatactttgaaatactattagtttttaaaattaatttatgttttacaGGAGACAATCTGCTCGAGCATATTGTCTTCGGAGTAAAGGATATAtgatttatacaaaaaaattaatttataaaaaaatttggatgACATGTTTATGTGAATATCCTactaattcaaatatttcattaccactcaaatttattttttcttgccaCATAATATTacctattatataaaaatagttttttgactgcatatgaaaataattattagacaCTTAAACCTAGTGTTTTTGGGGGAACCTTGCTAATAATgagtattaattttataaacaaatattttaaaaacaaattacactaccattctcacataattatatatgatattcaGTTTTTTAATCTAGACAAACTTTCCTCAATTTATATAATAgtgtaaatattatatatccCTCTTGTTaatataagttgttttttatttattatattgtaaTATAAAGTGAGGAAAGTCAGtacttttgttttattatgtGTCTTGTATTTAAGACAGCAGGTAGCAGGTGTAACGAAGATCCAGTGCATACAAGATTACAAGCAATCAAATATGAATCTGGAActtactataataataataataataatatcatatttCTTCAATGAGATTCTTGTAGTCCGTTTTTATGTACAAGGAACAATAATGAACAGTAAtgtaatttcaaatattaagtTGTCTTCTAAGGTGAAATTGTTAGTGGTGTCACGTTCCAAGATAGGTTGGGTTGGTGAATTTTCTATGGGAGGTTACCGTTAAATCaagtatatataattgatttcaAGACAATTTGATTATGGCTTTTGTTTTGCATTATATAGCTTAAAGAACAAGTATAAACAGCCTCATTGACTGCTGCGAAAAATGGGATTCAAGCATAAGCAATGCTTTCCCAAATAATTCCATATTTtaagatatgtttttgtttcaagagttaagttttgaaaagaagagataatattttcttttatttttgatttaatatatttaaaataaaataataaaataatatattcttaTTAACTTAATGTCTtcatatttaatcattttataaatattatatacctTTTCCCTAGAATGCATTCTTAAAAGGGatgataaaatttaagtatGACAATCCAAATTGAGAATTAGTCTTGACTCATATGATGGAAGGATTATAAAGATATTTCCAATTCtacttgaaaattaatttttaatatcggTGAATAGTAATTGTTGGTAAGAAGATTGAATCTGTGATTTTTCTACCATTCGAAAACTAATTAAGTATTGTGTTATGGtgattaaaagaatattattgtTAAACGTAGCCTTAAGCAAAAAGCCAAATTCATTTGATGTCTAAGAAGGCATTGATGGCGTCTGAAGGCGACAGAATGTGTCTTGTAAGGCTAGAAATGGTGTATGAGGATATGGATCCCTATGTTTAAgtgtcaaaatcaaatttacagAGATCGGCTTCTGTCGTATTCTTTTCCTTATCTTCAACGGGTGATGGACCACAGATTGAAGCGTAATCAAGCTAGGGAATCAAaggtgaaaaaaataagaaagcaaAAACATATCTTTTAGATGTGAGTTTATCAAGATCTTATAGGACTCTGCTATCAACCCTTTGCATGCATGCAGGTTGTGATATAAATGGAGGACAGTGTTTCTTTATGGTCTATAAAGATATGCAGAGGAAGCAAATCAATCCAAAAAGCAGCTACGCAAATCCAAGCAATGCCTAGGATCAAGTATTTTTCCAAGTGCAGCACCTTGTAAAGGAAATCCACTCACAAAAACAAGCGTTACAAATCTCCACGTACGGtcccaaaataataataatattacagtatttacattttttctacaatgaaaataataaaattaaaacttaagaaTTTGATGTAAACTATTCAATCTTTTTATCATTAGACCAACTTTAACTAACGGGttagtaattatatatatcttaTGATATAATTtctccattttattttatacaacgctttaatttttctttttaccaaattagttgttattatataaaattaataaagtagTATTAACTTTTTTATGAAGCATTCTTTTGTTACtagtaaataagaaaaaaaatctaaataatatagaaataaaaaacatattaagaagttacataatatattttataaaatctaaaattacaTTTCTTAACTGCAGTAAATGAGAACATCATATAGAATCCacatataaaattcaaaatatgaatgaagtatttttttgacatcattaatgaagtattttattgatcatgtatattaaattttaaatcatatgaaaattttcctatttgatttattttatgagaacttaatttatatctaattattaaaataataaaatttattatttgtaatatttttttaaatctgcaATTTTATAGAATTTGGTACTTCATGTTAATTAATCATATACCATAAAAATTagtcttataatttattaactaatatagatatttatgttaaaatttgtttattttcaatcCTCTCATAAACTTAGTTTCTGAATCCGTCAATGATGTGTTAGATAATGTAATTCTAAATTTAccgcatgtttttttttttcgtgcgTGTTGCTTAAGTATGATtactttcaaaagaaaaagaaaaagacacttgaggaatcttaatatttaatttgcgTTGAAAAGACACAAAACAAAGTGGGTATCATGAGCCACAGGTTCCAATTCCTTACTTAAGGCTCTAACAGAGGGAAAAACAGTATCTTTCTTTTCACCCAAAGGTTCATTAGCTGAACATAGAACACATATTGGGATAAACATATTGTTGTAGAATCCGATATTAATCTGAGATGTGTTTTTGGACTTCGATGAAAAAGTTTCATTGACTAAAGGTAGGACTTAGAGCGTGGTTTATAGA
This region includes:
- the LOC114382616 gene encoding diacylglycerol O-acyltransferase 3-like, with the protein product MEISGSVLRQLSYVSGYGTHTRSRGVASRVGLRMGTGSGFCDEGHLQYYQDTKKILTPKKLKLLKGFSKLGLASDPEKLAMFHDLQQNLTSDAGEVLLRELEAARAKEKEMKKKRKQEIKAKLKASKMNCESSSSSSSESSDSDGDCDQVVDMNSFRTGAGVVVPAPVEESPLPKTPIVEDTNAKAHRDAMALCSKNDISVSSVRDCIKSESAVVTAAPQKRIEVCMGTKCKRSGAAALMQEFERVVGVEGGAVVSCKCMGKCKTAPNVKVQNSVDHSLAQGLDDSVNIPANPLCIGVGLGDVDAIVARFLGESHTDIGMIGAATAT
- the LOC114382615 gene encoding protein CHUP1, chloroplastic-like isoform X1, producing the protein MKQKTPSSPTTARSVLKKQGHKSLQSPPPPPPPRLRASSKAPKSPPEVVNRESISSTRAESVPPDLKNVSRAKRGVVVNKPKLNEEVLGSQKAEEGKIVIVARPRRRVGDFGSRKSEDDDSHGKKKKELLQEKLEVSENLIKSLQSEVLALREELDRVKSLNVELESQNTKLTQNLAAAEAKISNVGIGNNGKKEPIGEHRSPKFKDIQKLIAEKLERSRVKKEGTPEIIFAKASISAPTPSYAVPETISVGRKSPPNTCLQPPPPPPPPITSVGRNSPSNTCLQPPPPPPPPPIPTPPLARLANTQKAPTIVELFHSLKNKDGKIDSKGSVNHQRPVVISAHSSIVGEIQNRSAHLLAIRADIETKGEFINDLIKKVVDAAFTDIEEVLKFVDWLDGKLSSLADECAVLKHFKWPEKKADAMREAAVEYHELKMLEQEISSYKDDPDIPCGAALKKMASLLDKSERSIQRLIKLRSSVTHSYQMYNIPTAWMLDSGIMSKTSNIPSMQIKQASMTLVKTYMKRVTMELESIRNSDRESIQDSLLLQGVHFAYRAHQFTGGLDSETMCAFEEIRQRVPGNLTGSRELLAGIP
- the LOC114382615 gene encoding protein CHUP1, chloroplastic-like isoform X2 yields the protein MKQKTPSSPTTARSVLKKQGHKSLQSPPPPPPPRLRASSKAPKSPPEVVNRESISSTRAESVPPDLKNVSRAKRGVVVNKPKLNEEVLGSQKAEEGKIVIVARPRRRVGDFGSRKSEDDDSHGKKKKELLQEKLEVSENLIKSLQSEVLALREELDRVKSLNVELESQNTKLTQNLAAAEAKISNVGIGNNGKEPIGEHRSPKFKDIQKLIAEKLERSRVKKEGTPEIIFAKASISAPTPSYAVPETISVGRKSPPNTCLQPPPPPPPPITSVGRNSPSNTCLQPPPPPPPPPIPTPPLARLANTQKAPTIVELFHSLKNKDGKIDSKGSVNHQRPVVISAHSSIVGEIQNRSAHLLAIRADIETKGEFINDLIKKVVDAAFTDIEEVLKFVDWLDGKLSSLADECAVLKHFKWPEKKADAMREAAVEYHELKMLEQEISSYKDDPDIPCGAALKKMASLLDKSERSIQRLIKLRSSVTHSYQMYNIPTAWMLDSGIMSKTSNIPSMQIKQASMTLVKTYMKRVTMELESIRNSDRESIQDSLLLQGVHFAYRAHQFTGGLDSETMCAFEEIRQRVPGNLTGSRELLAGIP
- the LOC114382615 gene encoding protein CHUP1, chloroplastic-like isoform X3; translated protein: MKQKTPSSPTTARSVLKKQGHKSLQSPPPPPPPRLRASSKAPKSPPEVVNRESISSTRAESVPPDLKNVSRAKRGVVVNKPKLNEEVLGSQKAEEGKIVIVARPRRRVGDFGSRKSEDDDSHGKKKKELLQEKLEVSENLIKSLQSEVLALREELDRVKSLNVELESQNTKLTQNLAAAEAKISNVGIGNNGKKEPIGEHRSPKFKDIQKLIAEKLERSRVKKEGTPEIIFAKASISAPTPSYAVPETISVGRKSPPNTCLQPPPPPPPPITSVGRNSPSNTCLQPPPPPPPPPIPTPPLARLANTQKAPTIVELFHSLKNKDGKIDSKGSVNHQRPVVISAHSSIVGEIQNRSAHLLAIRADIETKGEFINDLIKKVVDAAFTDIEEVLKFVDWLDGKLSSLADECAVLKHFKWPEKKADAMREAAVEYHELKMLEQEISSYKDDPDIPCGAALKKMASLLDKSERSIQRLIKLRSSVTHSYQMYNIPTAWMLDSGIMSKIKQASMTLVKTYMKRVTMELESIRNSDRESIQDSLLLQGVHFAYRAHQFTGGLDSETMCAFEEIRQRVPGNLTGSRELLAGIP